The following are from one region of the Ruficoccus sp. ZRK36 genome:
- a CDS encoding LacI family DNA-binding transcriptional regulator: protein MPQKKDVMKEKSGKPVSLGDIAKAANVSRMTVSMALRNHPAIRLEVRRKIAKIANELGYIPDARMAHRMEKVRESKKREYVPIAWIDQNEEEGLWRSRPCLSPYLNGAKEQCEQLGYQLQEFRLKDVGMSTRRLSQILFNRGIQGIIVAPPNSVFMTSLDLNWDRYAAVTFGKSLATPRLHCVVQDIYYNMMLSLRLLHRVGYRRIGVLLQAQANRRSRHLQQAAVGYFHSTLPKEEIVPPLEHDYEHIIGGEHDYTRVVGEKFPDWLKKYRPDVIVGEDSRLIEWLGKEGYRVPEDIGVVHLSLDDDCLDWAGIFSKKHKIGAAAANTVISLVQNHQFGPPEDPMEITIQGLSQSGKTLLVPKPQ, encoded by the coding sequence GCCTCGGAGACATCGCCAAGGCGGCAAACGTCTCCCGCATGACCGTATCCATGGCATTGCGAAATCACCCTGCAATCCGCCTGGAAGTTCGCAGAAAGATTGCCAAGATTGCAAATGAGCTTGGCTACATCCCTGACGCAAGAATGGCGCACCGCATGGAGAAAGTCAGGGAGTCCAAGAAGCGCGAATATGTTCCGATTGCCTGGATCGATCAAAACGAGGAGGAAGGCCTCTGGCGCAGCCGACCTTGTCTTAGCCCTTACCTGAATGGTGCCAAAGAACAGTGCGAACAACTTGGGTATCAGCTACAAGAGTTTCGACTCAAGGACGTAGGCATGTCCACGAGACGCCTTTCTCAGATACTTTTCAACCGCGGCATTCAGGGGATCATCGTGGCCCCTCCCAATTCCGTCTTCATGACGAGCCTGGATTTGAACTGGGATCGTTATGCCGCCGTAACCTTTGGGAAGTCACTCGCTACACCTCGTCTACATTGCGTAGTGCAGGATATTTATTATAACATGATGCTGAGCCTGAGACTCCTGCACCGGGTCGGCTATAGGCGTATCGGTGTCCTACTACAGGCTCAGGCAAATAGGCGCTCCCGTCATCTCCAGCAGGCAGCCGTCGGTTACTTTCATTCTACGCTGCCCAAGGAAGAAATCGTTCCACCCTTGGAGCATGATTACGAGCACATCATTGGGGGAGAACATGACTATACTCGCGTTGTCGGTGAGAAATTCCCCGATTGGCTAAAAAAGTATCGCCCCGATGTAATTGTGGGAGAGGATAGCCGACTCATTGAGTGGCTCGGTAAAGAAGGCTATCGGGTCCCTGAAGATATCGGCGTTGTTCATTTATCGCTGGATGACGATTGCCTGGATTGGGCAGGTATCTTTTCCAAGAAGCACAAGATCGGCGCGGCTGCGGCCAATACAGTGATCTCACTGGTGCAGAACCATCAATTTGGTCCGCCCGAAGATCCGATGGAAATTACGATCCAAGGCCTATCCCAGTCTGGAAAAACTCTTTTGGTCCCGAAACCCCAATAA
- a CDS encoding SGNH/GDSL hydrolase family protein, which produces MKKISSIILACLGLSLATFGSSATPFEDGDRIAFIGASITHAGTYHWQLQTFYATRYPYKDIVSRNFGVAGDSASGVLKRFDWDIKPFNPNRATVNIGLNDIGYWLYEDNGSVEENEKERRIDSHLESMDGLVKMLTENGVRPTLITLTPVDETGTQARARMVGVNEAIKSFSPKIKAIADKYDAEFIDITGEMERINIEEQKDHPDFTLIGPDRVHPRAVGHLVMAYLILKAQGVSPIVSTVNIDATQPSIMKEENCDVTQCSKTDDGISFTCLAKALPFPVSRDAQYALELVPFTEDLNQEVLTVSGLKKGDYELSIDGEPVLYGSADIFAAGVNLAVNEKTPQYRQAVAVKNAVYAYADLTKQLRNIAKVEHGSLFDNLTDPTIDDRIKCLENEISRLEDTDSAYRNYYINLYKDYIKIKPKQGDMLKEIQPLFDRIYSLNKPVAHTYTIKRLSPES; this is translated from the coding sequence ATGAAAAAAATATCTAGTATTATACTAGCTTGCCTAGGGTTGTCCTTGGCTACGTTTGGCAGCAGTGCTACCCCATTTGAGGATGGCGATCGTATCGCATTTATTGGAGCGAGTATCACTCATGCCGGTACGTACCATTGGCAGCTGCAAACCTTTTATGCCACTCGCTACCCCTATAAGGACATCGTCTCGCGCAATTTTGGCGTTGCAGGTGATTCAGCATCTGGAGTCCTTAAGCGTTTTGATTGGGACATTAAGCCATTCAACCCCAACCGAGCCACGGTCAACATAGGCCTGAATGACATTGGTTATTGGCTATACGAAGACAATGGTAGCGTCGAAGAAAATGAAAAAGAAAGGCGCATCGACTCACATTTGGAGAGTATGGATGGTTTAGTTAAAATGCTAACAGAGAATGGAGTACGTCCAACGCTGATCACACTTACGCCCGTCGATGAAACTGGCACACAGGCACGAGCGCGAATGGTTGGCGTAAACGAGGCAATCAAGAGCTTCTCGCCAAAGATCAAGGCCATTGCGGACAAGTACGATGCTGAGTTTATCGACATAACAGGCGAGATGGAGCGAATCAATATTGAGGAGCAAAAGGACCATCCTGACTTTACGTTGATCGGGCCGGATCGCGTACACCCAAGGGCTGTGGGGCACCTTGTCATGGCCTATCTCATTCTCAAGGCACAGGGCGTCAGCCCGATTGTGTCGACAGTCAATATTGATGCCACCCAGCCAAGTATAATGAAAGAAGAGAACTGTGATGTCACGCAGTGCTCGAAGACTGATGATGGCATTTCGTTTACCTGTTTGGCTAAAGCGCTCCCCTTTCCAGTTAGTCGCGACGCACAATATGCTTTGGAACTGGTTCCGTTCACAGAAGACCTGAATCAGGAGGTGCTGACGGTCTCAGGACTTAAGAAAGGTGATTACGAGCTGTCCATTGATGGGGAGCCTGTGCTTTACGGCAGTGCGGACATATTTGCTGCCGGTGTCAATTTAGCTGTAAATGAAAAGACTCCTCAATACAGGCAGGCAGTTGCAGTTAAAAATGCCGTTTACGCTTATGCTGACCTTACTAAGCAACTGCGTAACATCGCTAAAGTTGAGCACGGATCGCTCTTTGACAATCTTACTGATCCTACGATAGATGACCGAATCAAGTGCTTAGAAAATGAAATATCCAGACTTGAAGATACCGACAGCGCATACCGTAACTATTACATTAATCTTTATAAAGATTATATCAAAATAAAGCCCAAGCAGGGTGACATGCTAAAAGAGATACAGCCTCTTTTTGATCGCATTTATTCCCTCAACAAGCCTGTTGCGCATACTTACACGATTAAGAGACTTTCACCCGAGAGTTAA